A genomic region of Streptosporangium lutulentum contains the following coding sequences:
- a CDS encoding DUF695 domain-containing protein — translation MRLFGRKSESDAGPAEGIGEFWAWWTEARPELDAMAAAGETDRLAESIGPAVRAVHPSLVWEIAAGLNAVRALVVTAAGDPELRAVAHRWAAAAPAADALWEFHPSRWASPNATDLTLDVDGYELTLKELTLGLRAPHGSLRVDVIAYHPSFTIMDDDTRTDAALLALDWILGEDDVARWVGDISVSAFEPIDAVSAVHLPGVVADLASGYRDEQWALLEGETATGARLSATARHPLRPVDYPLFDQHITLTLPYTHRDADGLPIGPSLEALNDFEKRLAGQIGRLTGGAVLAAHMSAEGQRVFHVYADPASDAAVPLKKLITSWKDGHPRVDVATDPGWIVISPFLS, via the coding sequence ATGCGACTGTTCGGACGTAAGAGCGAATCCGACGCCGGTCCGGCCGAGGGTATCGGCGAGTTCTGGGCCTGGTGGACGGAGGCGAGGCCAGAGCTGGACGCCATGGCCGCCGCCGGTGAGACCGACCGGCTGGCCGAGTCGATCGGACCCGCCGTGCGGGCCGTCCATCCCTCACTGGTGTGGGAGATCGCCGCGGGGCTGAACGCCGTCCGCGCCCTCGTGGTTACCGCCGCGGGTGATCCCGAGTTGCGCGCCGTCGCGCACCGCTGGGCCGCCGCCGCTCCGGCCGCCGACGCCCTGTGGGAGTTCCACCCGTCCAGGTGGGCCAGCCCGAACGCCACGGACCTCACCCTCGACGTGGACGGCTACGAGCTCACGCTGAAGGAGCTCACGCTGGGGCTGCGCGCGCCGCACGGCAGCCTGCGCGTCGACGTGATCGCCTACCACCCGAGCTTCACCATCATGGACGACGACACCAGGACCGATGCGGCGCTGCTCGCCCTCGACTGGATCCTCGGGGAGGACGACGTGGCCCGCTGGGTGGGCGACATCTCCGTCTCGGCGTTCGAGCCGATCGACGCGGTGTCCGCCGTGCACCTGCCCGGTGTGGTCGCCGACCTCGCCTCCGGCTACCGGGACGAGCAGTGGGCGCTCCTGGAGGGCGAGACCGCCACCGGGGCCCGGTTGTCGGCGACCGCCCGCCATCCGCTGCGCCCGGTCGACTACCCGCTGTTCGACCAGCACATCACCCTCACGCTGCCCTACACCCACCGCGACGCCGACGGCCTGCCCATCGGTCCCTCCCTGGAGGCGCTGAACGACTTCGAGAAGCGCCTTGCCGGGCAGATCGGCAGGCTGACCGGCGGCGCCGTCCTCGCCGCGCACATGAGCGCCGAAGGTCAGCGGGTGTTCCACGTCTACGCGGATCCGGCGAGCGACGCGGCCGTCCCCCTCAAGAAGCTGATCACGAGCTGGAAGGACGGCCACCCCAGAGTGGACGTGGCCACCGACCCCGGCTGGATCGTGATCTCGCCCTTCCTGAGCTAG
- a CDS encoding TetR/AcrR family transcriptional regulator: protein MRREELLDAAEDLLCDQGSQSLTLAAVAERAGCSKGGLLYHFSTKEALIKGMVERLIEEFDDLVAAQGQDTYTKNYLAATFAAVQGGRLRRWAVVTGASGNLYLLTPLRTAMARWHREGLDSEPDPAAAQIVRLACEGLWDVASHDPDLYDDDHYAELKQRLLGLLPA from the coding sequence ATGAGACGGGAAGAGCTGTTGGACGCGGCAGAGGATCTGCTCTGCGACCAGGGCTCCCAGTCGCTCACTCTGGCAGCCGTCGCCGAGCGCGCCGGATGCAGCAAGGGTGGGCTGCTCTACCACTTCAGCACCAAGGAAGCCCTGATCAAGGGCATGGTCGAGCGGCTGATCGAGGAGTTCGACGACCTCGTCGCCGCCCAGGGCCAGGACACCTATACAAAAAACTACCTGGCGGCCACGTTCGCAGCCGTGCAGGGGGGCAGGCTTCGCCGCTGGGCGGTGGTCACCGGAGCCTCCGGCAACCTCTACCTGCTCACACCGCTGCGCACGGCGATGGCCCGGTGGCATCGTGAGGGGCTCGACAGCGAGCCCGACCCGGCGGCGGCACAGATCGTGCGCCTTGCCTGCGAGGGGTTGTGGGACGTGGCCAGCCATGATCCCGACCTCTACGACGACGATCACTACGCCGAACTGAAACAGCGTTTACTGGGCCTGCTGCCCGCCTGA
- a CDS encoding bifunctional WXG100 family type VII secretion target/C40 family peptidase, translated as MTAEGLIAQTPAGPALLAIRDQAACDPAEIRAIATRWRNTANKIGTDTGTLNGAVKNVDDVWEGASANDFVKYMQKYNWAGQELHDALTNCATTLDTLATTLQETKTSITTIYDTLVTQVTTYLKKNPKATTANIETAVSTARTNAQDHLTAAATAMDTTASTLRRHLNDRAILFADINPPHKDPFTSPTKQHPLDWQKTPLPESARTQLAGVNGEGHTPGGSGGGGNGGAPISDTSTGTPPSALPYAGSGTGADIVAAAQANLGKPYVWGANGPSAFDCSGLVFDALNKAGIEIGDTTAAGYQASGQPITLPPQVGDIVFFGNPPVHCGIYVGEGKMINAPHTGAVVRFDEIAGGQQPITYRRFT; from the coding sequence GCGACCAGGCCGCGTGCGACCCAGCGGAGATCCGCGCCATCGCCACCCGCTGGCGAAACACCGCAAACAAGATCGGCACCGACACCGGCACCCTCAACGGCGCCGTCAAAAACGTCGACGACGTCTGGGAAGGCGCCTCCGCCAACGACTTCGTCAAATACATGCAGAAATACAACTGGGCCGGCCAAGAACTCCACGACGCGCTCACCAACTGCGCCACCACCCTCGACACCCTGGCCACCACCCTCCAGGAAACAAAAACCTCGATCACCACCATCTACGACACCCTCGTCACCCAAGTAACCACCTACCTCAAGAAAAACCCCAAAGCCACCACCGCCAACATCGAAACAGCGGTCAGCACCGCCCGCACCAACGCCCAAGACCACCTCACCGCCGCCGCCACCGCGATGGACACCACCGCAAGCACCCTCCGCAGACACCTCAACGACAGAGCGATCCTCTTCGCCGACATCAACCCACCCCACAAAGACCCCTTCACCTCCCCCACCAAGCAACACCCCCTCGACTGGCAGAAAACCCCCCTGCCCGAGTCAGCGCGAACACAGCTCGCCGGAGTGAACGGCGAAGGACACACCCCCGGCGGAAGTGGCGGCGGCGGAAACGGCGGCGCACCGATAAGCGACACGTCAACGGGCACCCCTCCGTCCGCGCTGCCGTACGCGGGGTCCGGGACCGGAGCCGACATCGTGGCCGCCGCCCAGGCGAACCTCGGGAAGCCCTATGTCTGGGGTGCCAACGGGCCGTCGGCCTTCGACTGCAGCGGGCTCGTTTTCGACGCCCTCAACAAGGCCGGAATCGAGATCGGCGACACCACCGCCGCCGGATACCAGGCGAGCGGGCAGCCGATCACGCTCCCGCCGCAGGTGGGGGACATCGTGTTCTTCGGAAATCCCCCGGTTCACTGCGGGATCTACGTCGGCGAGGGCAAGATGATCAATGCGCCCCACACGGGAGCGGTGGTCAGGTTCGACGAGATCGCCGGGGGACAGCAGCCCATCACCTACCGGCGTTTCACGTAA
- a CDS encoding cysteine desulfurase family protein: MSAYLDHAATTPMLPEAIEAMTAQLGQVGNASSLHATGRRVRQVVEESRETIAAALGARPSEVVFTAGGTEADNLAVKGLYWARRARGASRILISSIEHHAMLDPAHWLSDRQGATVELLDVDEFGRVHPQTLRDAIERDPDGVALVSVMWANNEVGTIQPIRVLAAIARDHGIPFHTDAVQAVGQIPVVFSDSGVDALTLSGHKVGGPMGVGALLLARGVDPVPVLHGGGQERDVRSGTLDAPAVAGLAMAVQTAVARRIETSARMIELRDDLIRRVRQAVPDVILNGDPVNRLPGNAHFSFPGCEGDALLMLLDAKGVECSTGSACSAGVAQPSHVLLAMGADAVRARGSLRFSLGHTSTMADVDRLAEVIGQVVERARRAGLS, from the coding sequence ATGTCCGCCTATCTAGATCACGCGGCGACCACGCCGATGCTTCCCGAGGCGATTGAGGCGATGACGGCCCAACTCGGCCAGGTCGGCAACGCGTCGTCCCTGCATGCCACGGGTCGTCGCGTCCGGCAGGTCGTGGAGGAGTCGCGGGAGACCATCGCGGCCGCGCTCGGAGCCCGGCCCAGCGAGGTCGTTTTCACCGCGGGCGGCACCGAGGCCGACAACCTGGCCGTCAAGGGCCTCTACTGGGCCCGCCGCGCCCGGGGCGCGAGCCGGATCCTGATCAGCTCGATCGAGCACCACGCGATGCTGGATCCCGCCCACTGGCTGAGTGACCGCCAGGGCGCGACCGTCGAACTGCTCGACGTCGACGAGTTCGGCCGGGTGCACCCGCAGACCCTCCGCGACGCCATCGAGCGCGACCCGGACGGCGTCGCCCTCGTGAGCGTCATGTGGGCCAACAACGAGGTCGGCACCATCCAGCCGATCCGGGTGCTCGCCGCGATCGCCCGTGACCACGGCATCCCGTTCCACACCGACGCGGTTCAGGCCGTCGGCCAGATCCCGGTGGTGTTCTCCGACTCCGGAGTCGACGCGCTGACGCTCTCCGGCCACAAGGTCGGCGGCCCGATGGGCGTCGGCGCACTGCTGCTCGCCCGGGGCGTGGATCCGGTGCCGGTGCTGCACGGAGGCGGCCAGGAGCGCGACGTGCGCTCGGGCACGCTCGACGCGCCCGCCGTCGCCGGTCTCGCCATGGCCGTGCAGACCGCGGTGGCCCGCCGGATCGAGACCTCGGCCCGGATGATCGAGCTCCGCGACGACCTGATCCGCAGGGTCCGCCAGGCGGTGCCCGACGTGATCCTCAACGGCGATCCGGTGAACCGTCTCCCCGGCAACGCGCACTTCTCCTTCCCCGGCTGCGAGGGCGACGCCCTGCTCATGCTCCTGGACGCCAAGGGCGTGGAGTGCTCCACGGGCTCGGCCTGCTCCGCCGGGGTGGCCCAGCCGTCCCACGTGCTGCTCGCCATGGGCGCTGACGCGGTCCGTGCGCGCGGCTCCCTGCGCTTCTCCCTCGGGCACACCTCCACGATGGCCGACGTGGACCGGCTGGCCGAGGTCATCGGCCAGGTCGTCGAGCGTGCCCGCCGCGCGGGCCTCAGCTGA
- a CDS encoding MFS transporter codes for MTRVLRTARAGAVVTFMLAGLLCGSMTVRIPALSDKLDLSESSIGITLLVWGLGALITMQSMRKVMARFGSRSILRIGAPLSAISLALLALAPTFPLLLVATGLFGMAFGAVDVAMNAQGSTVERAYGRPLMNGMHAGWCVGAIASGLLGTAAIAAGLSLTVHLTLIALLTFPLMIFVSRTYLPDSVVVNTRTTTRRRMPPVVYLLGVIAFCAFMVEGTIADWNGLYLRDVLGAPEAAAALGYPIFEAGMLLGRLTGDRVQSRFGARGMIISSGLASAATFAVVLAAPTALIALSAMFFVGVAVATVSPMAMSLAGGAVANPGPAIAQTGAMGYAGLLLGPVIIGLLSDLATLRVGLGLAIVLGVLIALTARFLPRPGTASAPAEAPLPELSMAA; via the coding sequence ATGACCCGCGTCCTGAGGACGGCCCGCGCCGGCGCGGTTGTCACTTTCATGCTCGCCGGACTTCTGTGCGGATCCATGACCGTGCGCATCCCCGCGCTTTCCGACAAACTCGACCTCTCCGAGTCCTCGATCGGCATCACCCTGCTCGTCTGGGGCCTGGGAGCGCTGATCACCATGCAGTCGATGCGCAAGGTGATGGCGCGCTTCGGCAGCCGGAGCATCCTGCGGATCGGCGCCCCCCTCAGCGCGATCTCCCTGGCCCTGCTGGCGCTGGCGCCGACGTTCCCGCTGCTGCTGGTCGCCACCGGGCTCTTCGGCATGGCGTTCGGCGCGGTGGACGTCGCGATGAACGCGCAGGGCTCGACGGTCGAGCGCGCCTACGGCCGCCCGCTGATGAACGGCATGCACGCGGGCTGGTGCGTGGGCGCGATCGCCTCCGGCCTGCTCGGCACCGCGGCGATCGCGGCAGGACTCTCGCTCACGGTCCATCTGACCCTGATCGCCCTGCTCACGTTCCCCCTGATGATCTTCGTCAGCCGCACCTACCTGCCGGACTCCGTCGTCGTGAACACCCGGACCACGACCCGCCGCCGGATGCCGCCGGTGGTCTACCTGCTCGGCGTGATCGCGTTCTGCGCGTTCATGGTCGAGGGGACGATCGCCGACTGGAACGGCCTCTACCTGCGTGACGTCCTTGGCGCCCCCGAGGCCGCCGCCGCCCTCGGCTACCCGATCTTCGAGGCGGGCATGCTGCTCGGCCGCCTCACCGGCGACCGTGTCCAGTCCCGCTTCGGCGCCCGCGGCATGATCATCTCCTCCGGTCTCGCCTCCGCCGCCACCTTCGCCGTGGTCCTCGCCGCCCCGACGGCCCTGATCGCCCTTTCGGCCATGTTCTTCGTGGGCGTCGCGGTGGCGACGGTCTCTCCGATGGCGATGTCCCTGGCAGGCGGCGCGGTCGCCAACCCCGGCCCGGCCATCGCCCAGACCGGCGCGATGGGCTACGCGGGACTGCTGCTGGGCCCGGTGATCATCGGCCTGCTGTCCGATCTGGCCACGCTCAGGGTCGGGCTCGGCCTCGCCATCGTGCTCGGCGTCCTGATCGCGCTGACCGCCCGGTTCCTGCCCCGCCCCGGTACGGCCTCCGCCCCGGCCGAGGCCCCTCTGCCCGAGCTCTCCATGGCGGCCTGA
- the mnmA gene encoding tRNA 2-thiouridine(34) synthase MnmA, with the protein MTLRVLAAMSGGVDSAVAAARIAEAGHDVTGVHLALSSNPQSYRTGARGCCTIEDSRDARRAADVIGIPFYIWDMAERFHRDVVEDFVSEYAAGRTPNPCLRCNEKIKFEAVLDRALALGFDAVATGHHARIVDGVLSRSPDQGKDQSYVLGVLTKNQLKHAIFPLGDSTKAQVREEAARRGLMVADKPDSHDICFIADGDTRGFLEKRLGAAQGPIVDESGEVVGKHEGSYGFTVGQRKGLHIDRPTADGRPRYVLSIEPVSNTVTVGPRSALEVTTIVATRPVWNGPVAEPREPLACTVQLRAHGEVYGCRAQLSGDEVHITLDAPATGVAAGQAAVLYLGDTVVGSATIAGAA; encoded by the coding sequence ATGACTCTTCGTGTGCTTGCCGCCATGTCCGGCGGCGTCGACTCCGCCGTGGCGGCCGCCCGCATCGCCGAGGCGGGGCATGACGTCACCGGGGTCCATCTGGCCCTCTCCTCCAACCCGCAGTCCTATCGGACCGGCGCCCGCGGGTGCTGCACGATCGAGGACTCACGTGACGCCCGCAGGGCCGCCGACGTGATCGGCATCCCCTTCTACATCTGGGACATGGCCGAACGGTTCCACCGCGACGTGGTCGAGGACTTCGTCAGCGAGTACGCCGCCGGCCGCACGCCCAACCCCTGCCTGCGCTGCAACGAGAAGATCAAGTTCGAGGCGGTGCTCGACCGCGCCCTCGCGCTGGGCTTCGACGCGGTGGCCACCGGGCACCACGCGCGGATCGTCGACGGCGTGCTGAGCCGCAGCCCCGACCAGGGCAAGGACCAGTCCTACGTCCTGGGCGTGCTCACCAAGAACCAGCTCAAGCACGCGATCTTCCCGCTGGGCGACTCCACCAAGGCCCAGGTTCGGGAGGAGGCCGCGCGGCGCGGGCTCATGGTGGCCGACAAACCCGACAGCCACGACATCTGCTTCATCGCCGACGGCGACACCCGCGGCTTCCTTGAGAAGCGCCTCGGCGCGGCGCAGGGCCCGATCGTCGACGAGTCCGGAGAGGTCGTCGGCAAGCACGAGGGCTCCTACGGCTTCACCGTCGGCCAGCGCAAGGGTCTGCACATCGACCGCCCGACGGCGGACGGCCGCCCGCGCTACGTGCTGTCCATCGAGCCGGTCTCCAACACGGTCACGGTCGGTCCGCGCTCGGCCCTGGAGGTCACGACGATCGTGGCCACCCGGCCGGTCTGGAACGGGCCGGTGGCCGAGCCGCGCGAGCCGCTGGCCTGCACGGTCCAGCTCCGCGCCCACGGCGAGGTGTACGGCTGCCGTGCCCAGCTCTCCGGAGACGAGGTCCACATCACGCTGGACGCGCCCGCCACCGGGGTCGCGGCCGGTCAGGCCGCCGTGCTCTACCTGGGTGACACCGTGGTCGGGTCGGCCACGATCGCCGGCGCGGCCTGA